One genomic segment of Strix aluco isolate bStrAlu1 chromosome 14, bStrAlu1.hap1, whole genome shotgun sequence includes these proteins:
- the CDT1 gene encoding DNA replication factor Cdt1 isoform X1, whose product MAQLRLTDFFSRTKAATGAPGKRGGGRRVKAALTGPPVQREAEDVAPTGLSPPPPGSPRTPARGGSPAVRGVAGRKRSRREMETEPPAGPRSGEPGGKSARKRLELDRDAGPGTRPPAAISPSPATSPLPPATARPLMTPSLDRAADPLCRGQDGGTQPSTAPPGTTRRLQQEDLAGLRCRLQKVKEQVAQVAQLPPVPAGASTDLRSRLERVRQLELRIRERKAGSGATPGARPSGDAGAAAPVVEAGSEKTPAYQRFHTLAQDLPPGLTLPYKFKVLAEMFRSVDTITGMLFNRAETVTFAKVKQGVQDMMRKQFEERHVGQIKAVYPTSYRLRQEKNIPTFGNGMKKSDYQLTLEPVLGEEEKVDGRPHLSASRLLARRKEFNRNLVNIVKQHHKAFLAALSPPMVVPEEKLTRWHPRFNVDEVPDISPAELPRPPQEDRLSTAQEVLSAARGMLSPKMEKALANLALRTAEAGAGEPVVSKAPSPASTSSALKGVSQALLERIRAKEAQKLQALMTRDPQQEERLAMLGRLPAMARILRNVFVAEKKPALTMEVACARMADSYDAQMPPSEMEKHLRLFAELLPDWVRIHTLSTDTYIKLDKGKDLSLVTETLTKAAKEAEAL is encoded by the exons ATGGCCCAGCTGCGCCTCACCGACTTCTTCAGCCGCACGAAAGCGGCAACCGGAGCCCCGGGCaagcgcggcggcggccgccgggtcAAGGCCGCCCTTACCGGTCCCCCGGTTCAGCGGGAGGCGGAGGATGTTGCCCCAACGGGGctcagccccccgccgcccggtTCGCCGCGTACCCCGGCCCGCGGGGGCTCCCCGGCCGtgcggggggtggcggggaggaagCGGAGCCGCCGAGAGATGGAAACGGAGCCaccggccgggccccgctccgGGGAACCCGGCGGGAAATCGGCGCGGAAGAGGTTGGAGCTGGACCGGGATGCGGGACCGGGGACGCGGCCGCCCGCG GCAATCAGCCCCTCGCCAGCCACCAGCCCCTTGCCTCCGGCCACCGCTCGGCCCCTGATGACGCCCTCGCTGGACCGGGCAGCGGACCCCCTGTGccgggggcaggatggggggacacagcccagcacagcgCCCCCGGGGACAACCAGGCGTCTGCAGCAG GAGGACCTGGCTGGGCTGAGGTGCCGCCTGCAGAAGgtgaaggagcaggtggcccagGTGGCCCAGTTGCCACCCGTTCCCGCCGGGGCCAGCACCGACCTGCGGAGCCGTCTGGAGCGAGTGCGGCAACTGGAGCTGCGGATCCGTGAGAGGAAAGCGGGAAGCGGAGCCACGCCGGGAGCACGGCCGTCGGGGGACGCTGGAGCGGCAGCTCCTGTGGTGGAGGCCGG CAGCGAGAAGACCCCCGCATACCAGCGGTTCCACACCCTTGCGCAGGATCTGCCCCCGGGGCTCACGCTGCCCTACAAGTTCAAGGTGCTGGCGGAGATGTTCCGCAGCGTGGACACCATCACCGGGATGCTCTTCAACCGCGCCGAGACCGTCACCTTTGCCAAGGTTAAGCAGGGGGTGCAGGATATGATGCGCAA GCAGTTTGAGGAGCGGCACGTGGGGCAGATCAAGGCAGTTTACCCCACCTCATACAGGCTGCGCCAGGAGAAGAACATTCCCACCTTTGGCAATGGCATGAAGAAGTCTGACTACCAGCTCACGCTGGAGCCGGTGCTGGGGGAAG AGGAGAAAGTGGACGGCCGCCCGCACTTGTCGGCGTCGCGCTTGCTGGCACGTCGGAAGGAGTTCAACCGCAACCTGGTGAACATCGTCAAGCAGCATCACAAG GCGTTCCTGGCCGCCCTCAGCCCTCCCATGGTGGTGCCTGAGGAGAAGCTGACCCGCTGGCATCCCCGCTTCAACGTGGACGAGGTGCCGGACATCAGCCCGGCGGAGCTGCCACGGCCACCCcaggaggacaggctgagcaCGGCCCAGGAGGTGCTGAGCGCAGCTCGGGGGATGCTGAGCCCTAAG ATGGAAAAAGCTCTTGCCAACCTGGCCTTAAGAACCGCTGAAGCCGGTGCGGGGGAACCGGTGGTTTCCAAAGCACCGTCCCCTGCCAGCACCTCCAGTGCTCTCAAAGGGGTGTCCCAGGCCCTGCTCGAGAGG ATCCGGGCGAAGGAGGCGCAGAAGCTGCAGGCGCTGATGACGCGGGACCCGCAGCAGGAGGAGCGACTGGCCATGCTGGGGCGGCTGCCGGCCATGGCCCGTATCCTGCGCAACGTCTTCGTGGCCGAGAAGAAGCCGGCGCTGACCATGGAGGTGGCTTGTGCCCGCATGGCTGACAGCTACGACGCGCAGATGCCTCCCA GCGAGATGGAGAAACACTTGCGCCTCTTCGCAGAGCTGCTGCCCGACTGGGTGAGGATCCACACCCTCAGCACGGACACCTACATCAAACTGGACAAGGGGAAGGACCTCAGCCTCGTCACGGAGACGCTCACCAAGGCGGCAAAGGAGGCAGAAGCCCTCTGA
- the CDT1 gene encoding DNA replication factor Cdt1 isoform X2, which produces MAQLRLTDFFSRTKAATGAPGKRGGGRRVKAALTGPPVQREAEDVAPTGLSPPPPGSPRTPARGGSPAVRGVAGRKRSRREMETEPPAGPRSGEPGGKSARKRLELDRDAGPGTRPPAAISPSPATSPLPPATARPLMTPSLDRAADPLCRGQDGGTQPSTAPPGTTRRLQQEDLAGLRCRLQKVKEQVAQVAQLPPVPAGASTDLRSRLERVRQLELRIRERKAGSGATPGARPSGDAGAAAPVVEAGEKTPAYQRFHTLAQDLPPGLTLPYKFKVLAEMFRSVDTITGMLFNRAETVTFAKVKQGVQDMMRKQFEERHVGQIKAVYPTSYRLRQEKNIPTFGNGMKKSDYQLTLEPVLGEEEKVDGRPHLSASRLLARRKEFNRNLVNIVKQHHKAFLAALSPPMVVPEEKLTRWHPRFNVDEVPDISPAELPRPPQEDRLSTAQEVLSAARGMLSPKMEKALANLALRTAEAGAGEPVVSKAPSPASTSSALKGVSQALLERIRAKEAQKLQALMTRDPQQEERLAMLGRLPAMARILRNVFVAEKKPALTMEVACARMADSYDAQMPPSEMEKHLRLFAELLPDWVRIHTLSTDTYIKLDKGKDLSLVTETLTKAAKEAEAL; this is translated from the exons ATGGCCCAGCTGCGCCTCACCGACTTCTTCAGCCGCACGAAAGCGGCAACCGGAGCCCCGGGCaagcgcggcggcggccgccgggtcAAGGCCGCCCTTACCGGTCCCCCGGTTCAGCGGGAGGCGGAGGATGTTGCCCCAACGGGGctcagccccccgccgcccggtTCGCCGCGTACCCCGGCCCGCGGGGGCTCCCCGGCCGtgcggggggtggcggggaggaagCGGAGCCGCCGAGAGATGGAAACGGAGCCaccggccgggccccgctccgGGGAACCCGGCGGGAAATCGGCGCGGAAGAGGTTGGAGCTGGACCGGGATGCGGGACCGGGGACGCGGCCGCCCGCG GCAATCAGCCCCTCGCCAGCCACCAGCCCCTTGCCTCCGGCCACCGCTCGGCCCCTGATGACGCCCTCGCTGGACCGGGCAGCGGACCCCCTGTGccgggggcaggatggggggacacagcccagcacagcgCCCCCGGGGACAACCAGGCGTCTGCAGCAG GAGGACCTGGCTGGGCTGAGGTGCCGCCTGCAGAAGgtgaaggagcaggtggcccagGTGGCCCAGTTGCCACCCGTTCCCGCCGGGGCCAGCACCGACCTGCGGAGCCGTCTGGAGCGAGTGCGGCAACTGGAGCTGCGGATCCGTGAGAGGAAAGCGGGAAGCGGAGCCACGCCGGGAGCACGGCCGTCGGGGGACGCTGGAGCGGCAGCTCCTGTGGTGGAGGCCGG CGAGAAGACCCCCGCATACCAGCGGTTCCACACCCTTGCGCAGGATCTGCCCCCGGGGCTCACGCTGCCCTACAAGTTCAAGGTGCTGGCGGAGATGTTCCGCAGCGTGGACACCATCACCGGGATGCTCTTCAACCGCGCCGAGACCGTCACCTTTGCCAAGGTTAAGCAGGGGGTGCAGGATATGATGCGCAA GCAGTTTGAGGAGCGGCACGTGGGGCAGATCAAGGCAGTTTACCCCACCTCATACAGGCTGCGCCAGGAGAAGAACATTCCCACCTTTGGCAATGGCATGAAGAAGTCTGACTACCAGCTCACGCTGGAGCCGGTGCTGGGGGAAG AGGAGAAAGTGGACGGCCGCCCGCACTTGTCGGCGTCGCGCTTGCTGGCACGTCGGAAGGAGTTCAACCGCAACCTGGTGAACATCGTCAAGCAGCATCACAAG GCGTTCCTGGCCGCCCTCAGCCCTCCCATGGTGGTGCCTGAGGAGAAGCTGACCCGCTGGCATCCCCGCTTCAACGTGGACGAGGTGCCGGACATCAGCCCGGCGGAGCTGCCACGGCCACCCcaggaggacaggctgagcaCGGCCCAGGAGGTGCTGAGCGCAGCTCGGGGGATGCTGAGCCCTAAG ATGGAAAAAGCTCTTGCCAACCTGGCCTTAAGAACCGCTGAAGCCGGTGCGGGGGAACCGGTGGTTTCCAAAGCACCGTCCCCTGCCAGCACCTCCAGTGCTCTCAAAGGGGTGTCCCAGGCCCTGCTCGAGAGG ATCCGGGCGAAGGAGGCGCAGAAGCTGCAGGCGCTGATGACGCGGGACCCGCAGCAGGAGGAGCGACTGGCCATGCTGGGGCGGCTGCCGGCCATGGCCCGTATCCTGCGCAACGTCTTCGTGGCCGAGAAGAAGCCGGCGCTGACCATGGAGGTGGCTTGTGCCCGCATGGCTGACAGCTACGACGCGCAGATGCCTCCCA GCGAGATGGAGAAACACTTGCGCCTCTTCGCAGAGCTGCTGCCCGACTGGGTGAGGATCCACACCCTCAGCACGGACACCTACATCAAACTGGACAAGGGGAAGGACCTCAGCCTCGTCACGGAGACGCTCACCAAGGCGGCAAAGGAGGCAGAAGCCCTCTGA
- the APRT gene encoding adenine phosphoribosyltransferase isoform X1, protein MVSARPDPAPEEERSPQLDAKGPVGALGSLSCDISPLLKDPAAFRTLIDLLEDHLRASFPQIDFIAGLDSRGFLIGPPLAQRLGVGFVPIRKKGKLPGPTESVSYSLEYGKAELEIQSDAVEPGQKVVIVDDLLATGGTMCAACELMKRLKAEVLECLVIIELKLLKGALLAVTEAVSYPCECLPPNPGCQWRARLWHDLPLAPPNTRKESLARTEPFRSWMRTQPCPACAGRRQLPWRTAAQRGSSPRKSTGLTQVSYI, encoded by the exons ATGGTGTCTGCGAGGCCTGATCCTGCACCAGAGGAGGAGAGATCCCCCCAGCTGGACGCAAAGGGGCCAGTGGGAGCCCTTGGCAGCTTGTCCTG cGATATCAGCCCCTTGCTGAAGGATCCCGCAGCTTTCCGCACTTTGATTGATCTTCTGGAAGATCATCTGAGAGCATCTTTCCCCCAAATCGACTTTATTGCAG GCCTGGACTCCCGTGGCTTCCTCATAGGCCCCCCCCTGGCTCAGAGACTGGGGGTCGGCTTCGTGCCCATACGGAAGAAGGGGAAACTTCCCGGTCCGACCGAGTCTGTCTCCTACTCCCTTGAGTATGGCAAG GCTGAACTTGAAATCCAGAGCGATGCCGTGGAACCGGGACAAAAAGTCGTTATTGTAGACGACTTGCTTGCCACTGGAG GTACCATGTGTGCAGCCTGTGAGCTGATGAAGAGGCTGAAGGCTGAAGTCCTGGAGTGCCTGGTGATCATAGAGTTAAAACTCCTGAAAGG AGCTCTTCTTGCAGTAACTGAAGCTGTTAGTTACCCTTGTGAGTGTCTTCCTCCAAACCCAGGCTGCCAGTGGAGAGCAAGGTTGTGGCATGACCTCCCCCTTGCCCCCCCAAACACTCGGAAGGAATCTCTTGCCAGGACTGAGCCCTTCAG GAGCTGGATGaggacccagccctgccccgcgTGTGCCGGCCGGCGCCAATTGCCATGGAGAACCGCGGCGCAGAGAGGCAGCTCACCGAGGAAGAGCACTGGGTTAACACAAGTCAgctatatttaa
- the APRT gene encoding adenine phosphoribosyltransferase isoform X2 translates to MNEERLRRVRDRVRPFRDFPVPGVLFRDISPLLKDPAAFRTLIDLLEDHLRASFPQIDFIAGLDSRGFLIGPPLAQRLGVGFVPIRKKGKLPGPTESVSYSLEYGKAELEIQSDAVEPGQKVVIVDDLLATGGTMCAACELMKRLKAEVLECLVIIELKLLKGSEKLKSVPFYSLLQYD, encoded by the exons ATGAACGAGGAACGGCTGCGGCGGGTCCGCGACCGGGTGCGACCTTTCCGCGACTTCCCGGTGCCCGGTGTGCTCTTCCG cGATATCAGCCCCTTGCTGAAGGATCCCGCAGCTTTCCGCACTTTGATTGATCTTCTGGAAGATCATCTGAGAGCATCTTTCCCCCAAATCGACTTTATTGCAG GCCTGGACTCCCGTGGCTTCCTCATAGGCCCCCCCCTGGCTCAGAGACTGGGGGTCGGCTTCGTGCCCATACGGAAGAAGGGGAAACTTCCCGGTCCGACCGAGTCTGTCTCCTACTCCCTTGAGTATGGCAAG GCTGAACTTGAAATCCAGAGCGATGCCGTGGAACCGGGACAAAAAGTCGTTATTGTAGACGACTTGCTTGCCACTGGAG GTACCATGTGTGCAGCCTGTGAGCTGATGAAGAGGCTGAAGGCTGAAGTCCTGGAGTGCCTGGTGATCATAGAGTTAAAACTCCTGAAAGGGTCAGAAAAGCTCAAGTCCGTCCCTTTCTATTCTCTGCTGCAGTATGACTGA
- the CDT1 gene encoding DNA replication factor Cdt1 isoform X3, with amino-acid sequence MAQLRLTDFFSRTKAATGAPGKRGGGRRVKAALTGPPVQREAEDVAPTGLSPPPPGSPRTPARGGSPAVRGVAGRKRSRREMETEPPAGPRSGEPGGKSARKRLELDRDAGPGTRPPAAISPSPATSPLPPATARPLMTPSLDRAADPLCRGQDGGTQPSTAPPGTTRRLQQEDLAGLRCRLQKVKEQVAQVAQLPPVPAGASTDLRSRLERVRQLELRIRERKAGSGATPGARPSGDAGAAAPVVEAGSEKTPAYQRFHTLAQDLPPGLTLPYKFKVLAEMFRSVDTITGMLFNRAETVTFAKVKQGVQDMMRKLRQEKNIPTFGNGMKKSDYQLTLEPVLGEEEKVDGRPHLSASRLLARRKEFNRNLVNIVKQHHKAFLAALSPPMVVPEEKLTRWHPRFNVDEVPDISPAELPRPPQEDRLSTAQEVLSAARGMLSPKMEKALANLALRTAEAGAGEPVVSKAPSPASTSSALKGVSQALLERIRAKEAQKLQALMTRDPQQEERLAMLGRLPAMARILRNVFVAEKKPALTMEVACARMADSYDAQMPPSEMEKHLRLFAELLPDWVRIHTLSTDTYIKLDKGKDLSLVTETLTKAAKEAEAL; translated from the exons ATGGCCCAGCTGCGCCTCACCGACTTCTTCAGCCGCACGAAAGCGGCAACCGGAGCCCCGGGCaagcgcggcggcggccgccgggtcAAGGCCGCCCTTACCGGTCCCCCGGTTCAGCGGGAGGCGGAGGATGTTGCCCCAACGGGGctcagccccccgccgcccggtTCGCCGCGTACCCCGGCCCGCGGGGGCTCCCCGGCCGtgcggggggtggcggggaggaagCGGAGCCGCCGAGAGATGGAAACGGAGCCaccggccgggccccgctccgGGGAACCCGGCGGGAAATCGGCGCGGAAGAGGTTGGAGCTGGACCGGGATGCGGGACCGGGGACGCGGCCGCCCGCG GCAATCAGCCCCTCGCCAGCCACCAGCCCCTTGCCTCCGGCCACCGCTCGGCCCCTGATGACGCCCTCGCTGGACCGGGCAGCGGACCCCCTGTGccgggggcaggatggggggacacagcccagcacagcgCCCCCGGGGACAACCAGGCGTCTGCAGCAG GAGGACCTGGCTGGGCTGAGGTGCCGCCTGCAGAAGgtgaaggagcaggtggcccagGTGGCCCAGTTGCCACCCGTTCCCGCCGGGGCCAGCACCGACCTGCGGAGCCGTCTGGAGCGAGTGCGGCAACTGGAGCTGCGGATCCGTGAGAGGAAAGCGGGAAGCGGAGCCACGCCGGGAGCACGGCCGTCGGGGGACGCTGGAGCGGCAGCTCCTGTGGTGGAGGCCGG CAGCGAGAAGACCCCCGCATACCAGCGGTTCCACACCCTTGCGCAGGATCTGCCCCCGGGGCTCACGCTGCCCTACAAGTTCAAGGTGCTGGCGGAGATGTTCCGCAGCGTGGACACCATCACCGGGATGCTCTTCAACCGCGCCGAGACCGTCACCTTTGCCAAGGTTAAGCAGGGGGTGCAGGATATGATGCGCAA GCTGCGCCAGGAGAAGAACATTCCCACCTTTGGCAATGGCATGAAGAAGTCTGACTACCAGCTCACGCTGGAGCCGGTGCTGGGGGAAG AGGAGAAAGTGGACGGCCGCCCGCACTTGTCGGCGTCGCGCTTGCTGGCACGTCGGAAGGAGTTCAACCGCAACCTGGTGAACATCGTCAAGCAGCATCACAAG GCGTTCCTGGCCGCCCTCAGCCCTCCCATGGTGGTGCCTGAGGAGAAGCTGACCCGCTGGCATCCCCGCTTCAACGTGGACGAGGTGCCGGACATCAGCCCGGCGGAGCTGCCACGGCCACCCcaggaggacaggctgagcaCGGCCCAGGAGGTGCTGAGCGCAGCTCGGGGGATGCTGAGCCCTAAG ATGGAAAAAGCTCTTGCCAACCTGGCCTTAAGAACCGCTGAAGCCGGTGCGGGGGAACCGGTGGTTTCCAAAGCACCGTCCCCTGCCAGCACCTCCAGTGCTCTCAAAGGGGTGTCCCAGGCCCTGCTCGAGAGG ATCCGGGCGAAGGAGGCGCAGAAGCTGCAGGCGCTGATGACGCGGGACCCGCAGCAGGAGGAGCGACTGGCCATGCTGGGGCGGCTGCCGGCCATGGCCCGTATCCTGCGCAACGTCTTCGTGGCCGAGAAGAAGCCGGCGCTGACCATGGAGGTGGCTTGTGCCCGCATGGCTGACAGCTACGACGCGCAGATGCCTCCCA GCGAGATGGAGAAACACTTGCGCCTCTTCGCAGAGCTGCTGCCCGACTGGGTGAGGATCCACACCCTCAGCACGGACACCTACATCAAACTGGACAAGGGGAAGGACCTCAGCCTCGTCACGGAGACGCTCACCAAGGCGGCAAAGGAGGCAGAAGCCCTCTGA
- the APRT gene encoding adenine phosphoribosyltransferase isoform X3, translating into MVSARPDPAPEEERSPQLDAKGPVGALGSLSCDISPLLKDPAAFRTLIDLLEDHLRASFPQIDFIAGLDSRGFLIGPPLAQRLGVGFVPIRKKGKLPGPTESVSYSLEYGKAELEIQSDAVEPGQKVVIVDDLLATGGTMCAACELMKRLKAEVLECLVIIELKLLKG; encoded by the exons ATGGTGTCTGCGAGGCCTGATCCTGCACCAGAGGAGGAGAGATCCCCCCAGCTGGACGCAAAGGGGCCAGTGGGAGCCCTTGGCAGCTTGTCCTG cGATATCAGCCCCTTGCTGAAGGATCCCGCAGCTTTCCGCACTTTGATTGATCTTCTGGAAGATCATCTGAGAGCATCTTTCCCCCAAATCGACTTTATTGCAG GCCTGGACTCCCGTGGCTTCCTCATAGGCCCCCCCCTGGCTCAGAGACTGGGGGTCGGCTTCGTGCCCATACGGAAGAAGGGGAAACTTCCCGGTCCGACCGAGTCTGTCTCCTACTCCCTTGAGTATGGCAAG GCTGAACTTGAAATCCAGAGCGATGCCGTGGAACCGGGACAAAAAGTCGTTATTGTAGACGACTTGCTTGCCACTGGAG GTACCATGTGTGCAGCCTGTGAGCTGATGAAGAGGCTGAAGGCTGAAGTCCTGGAGTGCCTGGTGATCATAGAGTTAAAACTCCTGAAAGG ttaa